The proteins below come from a single Triplophysa rosa linkage group LG12, Trosa_1v2, whole genome shotgun sequence genomic window:
- the LOC130562535 gene encoding uncharacterized protein LOC130562535 — MLPLGDIIKRHGVSFHCYADDTQLYISSKPHETQQFHRIMECIVDIKNWMSNNFLLLNSDKTEVLLIGPKTAISNNQEYCLTIDGCSIKPSSSAKNLGVLFDSNLSFESHVANTCKIAFFHFKNISKLRHMLSIADAEKLIHAFMTSRLDYCNALLGGCPAGLLQKLQLVQNAAARVLTRTKKYEHISPVLSTLHWLPIKHRVNFKILLITYKALHGLAPQYLNELLLYYSPSRALRSQASCQLVIPRISKSSAGGRSFSYLAPKLWNSLPCTVREADTLCQFKSRLKTHLFNLAYTTLP; from the coding sequence ttatatttcctcgaagcctcatgaaacacagcagttccatcgaataatggaatgcatagtcgatataaaaaactggatgagtaacaactttttattactgaactcggacaaaacggaagtgttacttattggaccgaaaactgctataagtaacaaccaagaatactgtttaactattgacggatgttccataaaaccctcgtcgtcagcaaagaatcttggcgttctattcgatagtaatctgtcatttgagagccacgtcgccaacacctgtaaaattgcgtttttccattttaagaatatatctaaactacgtcatatgctgtcaatcgcagatgcagagaagttaattcatgcattcatgacatcaagactagattactgtaatgcactgttaggtggttgccctgcaggcttattacaaaaactccaattggtccaaaacgcggcagctcgagttcttacacgtacaaaaaagtatgaacatattagcccggttctgtcaaccttgcactggttacctataaagcatcgcgttaactttaaaatcttgcttattacctataaagccttacatggtttagctcctcagtacttgaatgaactccttttgtattacagtccttcacgtgcattacgctctcaggcgtcctgtcagttggtaatacctagaatttcaaaatcaagtgcaggtggtagatccttttcctatctagcgcctaaactttggaatagtcttccctgcactgtccgggaggcagacacactctgtcagtttaaatctagactaaagacgcatctttttaatcttgcatacactactcttccataa
- the LOC130562538 gene encoding RNA guanine-N7 methyltransferase activating subunit-like, with product MSRIADYNAQFASRFCAEDVEFQRYRERAADPPPVLEDWRARGRRDKRVPDQRPQERYNRRWSDRGDERKSVHDSYSQRSHYRHL from the exons ATGTCTCGCATTGCTGACTATAATGCGCAGTTCGCATCCAGGTTCTGTGCGGAGGACGTAGAGTTTCAGCGGTATCGGGAGCGCGCGGCCGACCCACCGCCGGTGCTGGAAGACTGGAGAGCGCGTGGACGCAGAGATAAACG AGTTCCGGATCAGCGGCCGCAGGAGCGCTACAACCGGCGCTGGTCTGACCGCGGTGACGAACGTAAATCCGTTCATGATTCCTACAGTCAGAGGTCACATTACCGACACCTGTGA